GCCGAGACGCACCTGTCGATCATCGCGATGATCCTCGGTGGCGTGTTCGATCGGGTTCCTCCGACGCTGCGGCTCGCGTTCGCGCACGGCGGGGGCTCCTTCGCCTTCTGGCTCGGCCGCTTCGAGAACGCCTGGGCCCAGCGACCCGACCTGATCGGCGTGAGCGAGCGCCCGCCCTCGGCATATCTCGACCGTTTCAGCGTCGACAGCGTGGTGTTCGACCCGGCGGCGCTGCGCGTGCTGGTCGAGACGCTCGGCGCCTCGCAGGTGATGGTCGGCAGCGACTACCCCTACCCGCTCGGCGAGCGTCCCGTCGGCCGCGTCGTCGATCGGGCCGACTTCCTCGACGATGCACAGCGGGCCGCGATCCGCCGGGGCAATGCCCTGCGCTTCCTGGGTCGAGAAGACTCCGCCCCCGAGACAGAACGGACGACCGCGTCATGACCACCCCCACGACCGACCGCCCCGCCGTGGATCGCGACACCTGCGTCGCGCTCGACGAGGCCGATCCCCTTGCGGCCTTCCGCGCGCGCTTCTCCCTCCCCGACGGCGTCGTGTACCTCGACGGCAACTCCCTCGGGGCCCTTCCCCGCGGCACCGCCGCGCACGTGCAGCGCGTGATCACCGAGGAGTGGGGCACCGGCCTCATCCGCAGCTGGAACGATGCCGGGTGGTTCACGAAGCCGCAGACCGTCGGCGACCGGCTCGCTCCGCTCATCGGCGCCGCTCCCGGCGAGGTCGTGCTCGGCGATTCGACGTCGTCGAGCCTCTTCCAGGCCGCGACGGCCGCTGCCCGCCTGCGCCCCGGTCGCCGGGTGATCGTGGCCGAGCGCGGCAACTTCCCCACCGATCTCTACGTGCTCGAGAGCGTGCAGGAGCTGTTTGGCGCAGGGGATCCGCTCGAACGCCGACTGATCGCCGACGAAGGTCCGACACTCGACGACGTGCTCGATGACGATGTGGCGATCGTCGTGCTCACCCATGTCGACTACCGCACCGGTCGGATGCACGACATGGCCGAGGTCACGCGCAAGGTGCACGCGGTCGGGGCGATCGTCGTGTGGGACCTGTGCCACAGCGTCGGCGCAGTACCCGTCGACCTGAACGGCGCGGATGCCGACTTCGCGGTCGGATGCACCTACAAGTACATCAACGGCGGGCCCGGCTCGCCCTCGTTCATCTGGGTGGCCGAGAGGCATCAGGGCGACGCTCGTCCCGCCGTCACCGGCTGGCACGGGCACGCCGCCCCGTTCGACTTCGCGATCGGCTACGCCCCCGCGCCCGGCATCGAGCGGTTCCGCGTCGGCACCCCGCAGCTGCTGTCGATGTCGGCGCTCGAGGCCAGCCTCGACATCTGGGCCGACGTCGACCTCGTCCAGGTGCGCCAGAAGAGCCTGCGCCTCACCGAGCTCTTCATCTCACTCGTCGACGCACGCCTGACCCCGCGGTGGGGCGTCGAGGTCGTCACGCCCCGCGAATCCGCACGACGCGGCAGTCAGGTGTCGCTCCGCGTGGGCAGCGGCTACGAGATCATGCAGGCACTCATCGCCCGCGGCGTCATCGGAGACTTCCGCGCACCCGATCTCATCCGGTTCGGCTTCACGCCGCTCTACACCTCGTACGCCGACGTGTGGGATGCGATCGACGCGCTCGAAGACGTGCTCGACAGCGGCGAGTGGCGCG
The sequence above is drawn from the Candidatus Microbacterium colombiense genome and encodes:
- the kynU gene encoding kynureninase is translated as MTTPTTDRPAVDRDTCVALDEADPLAAFRARFSLPDGVVYLDGNSLGALPRGTAAHVQRVITEEWGTGLIRSWNDAGWFTKPQTVGDRLAPLIGAAPGEVVLGDSTSSSLFQAATAAARLRPGRRVIVAERGNFPTDLYVLESVQELFGAGDPLERRLIADEGPTLDDVLDDDVAIVVLTHVDYRTGRMHDMAEVTRKVHAVGAIVVWDLCHSVGAVPVDLNGADADFAVGCTYKYINGGPGSPSFIWVAERHQGDARPAVTGWHGHAAPFDFAIGYAPAPGIERFRVGTPQLLSMSALEASLDIWADVDLVQVRQKSLRLTELFISLVDARLTPRWGVEVVTPRESARRGSQVSLRVGSGYEIMQALIARGVIGDFRAPDLIRFGFTPLYTSYADVWDAIDALEDVLDSGEWREPRFARRGTVT